Proteins encoded in a region of the Dehalococcoidia bacterium genome:
- a CDS encoding archease has product MPRFEIIDHTADIGIIAYGQSVEEVFLNAAYGMFSLVADLDKVREKSSREIVAEAPDQEELLVTWLNELLYLFDAEGLIFSKFEIVNLRQDYLEAVAHGEKIDPSRHNLQSQVKAATYYLLKLEHHKDGFKAQVILDI; this is encoded by the coding sequence ATGCCGAGGTTTGAGATCATCGATCACACCGCTGATATCGGAATCATCGCCTACGGCCAGAGCGTCGAAGAGGTTTTCCTCAATGCGGCCTATGGGATGTTCTCCTTGGTAGCCGATCTGGATAAGGTGAGAGAAAAGAGCAGCAGAGAGATTGTTGCCGAAGCCCCGGATCAGGAAGAGCTGCTGGTAACATGGCTGAACGAACTCCTCTATCTCTTCGATGCCGAGGGACTGATCTTCAGCAAATTCGAGATCGTCAATTTGAGGCAGGACTATCTGGAAGCTGTTGCTCATGGTGAAAAGATCGATCCTTCGCGCCACAATCTGCAGTCCCAGGTCAAGGCGGCCACTTATTACCTGCTCAAACTGGAGCATCATAAAGATGGTTTCAAAGCTCAGGTCATTCTGGATATTTGA